The region TGGCGTGCTGTTCGTGGCGACCGGCATTGCTGCCTCCATCGCCCTGCACGAGGTAGGCCACCTCCTGCCGGCCAAGGCCTTCAAGGTGCGGGTCACCCAGTACATGATCGGGTTCGGACCCACCGTTTTCTCCCGGACCCGCGGCGAAACCGAATACGGTGTCAAGGCACTGCCCCTGGGCGGTTACGTTTCCATGGTGGGTATGTTCCCGCCCAACAAGGAACACGACGGCGAGGTGCGGCGTTCCAGCACCGGCATGTTCCAGCAGCTCGCCACCGAAGCGCGGCAGGCTGAGACCGACCGCCTGGTCGAGGGCGACGAGGACCGGGTCTTCTATAAGCTTCCCGTCTACAAGCGGATCATCATCATGCTCGGTGGGCCGTTCATGAACCTGCTGATCGGCGTCGTGCTTTTTGCGGTGCTGCTGATGGGCTTCGGCACCGCGCAGACCACCACCACGCTGGCCTCGGTCAACGAGTGCGTGATTTCCGCCGAGCAGCAGGCCGCCACCGGACAGACCGACTGCACGGAAGCCGACCCGGCCGCCCCTGCCCATGAGGCGGGCCTGCTTCCCGGGGACACCATCACGAAGTTCGACGGCCGGGACGTTACGTCCTGGGAAGAGCTCACGGGCTGGATCCGCGAGGCTGCCGGACGCACGGTTCCGCTGACCTATGAGCGGGACGGCGTCGAAGCCCAGACCAGCATCACGCCGCTGCTCACGGAACGTCCGGTGGTGGGCGACGACGGCGCCGCCAAGACCGACGACGCCGGCAACTACCTCACGGAGGAAGTGGGCTTCATCGGAGTCGGCGCGGAGCAGGAACTGGTGAACCAGCCGGCCACGGCTGTGCTGCCTGCGGTGGGGGACAACCTGGTCAACATCGCCGGCGTGGTGGTCAACCTTCCCCAGCGCCTGGTGGACGTTGCCCAGGCCGCGTTCTCCTCCGAACCCCGGGACCCGAACGGACCCATGAGCGTGGTGGGCGTCGGCCGCATTGCCGGGGAAATCTCCGCCGAGGAAGCCATTCCGCTAACGGACCGGGTGGCAACGCTCATTGGACTCGTTGCCAGCGTGAACCTGGCGCTGTTCGTCTTCAACCTCATTCCGCTGCTGCCCCTGGACGGAGGCCACGTTGCCGGGGCGCTGTGGGAGGGACTGCGGCGCCGCGTGGCGAAACTGTTCCGCCGTCCGGACCCGGGGCCCTTCGACATGGCGAAGCTGCTTCCGCTGACGTACGCCGTGGCGGTGCTGCTGATGGGGATGGGCGCGCTGCTGATCTACGCGGACATCGTGAAGCCGGTCAGCCTGTTCAACTAGGTTTCCCCGGTCCCGGTGCCGGGTGCCCGGTCCCGGTGCCGGGTGCCCGGTCCCGGTGCCGGGTGCGCGGTGCCGGGTCCGGTGCCGCTCCGGCGTCCGGTCCCGCTCCGGCGGCCGGAACGGCGGCAACGAAATCCCTTGCTCGCAGAGCTCGCCGGGATATTAAAGCCGCCTTATCCGGGCGCCTGCGCGGGTGCTGCGCGGGCACTGAGCCGGTGGTTCCCGCTGGTCCGGTGACCCCGCCTTATCCGGGCGCCTGCGCGGATGCTGTGCCGGTGGTTCCCGCTGGTCCGGTGACCCCGCCTTATCCGGGCGCCTGCGCGGGTGCTGTGCCGGTGGTTCCCGCTGCCTGCGGTTTGTCCAGATCCCTGCGGTTTGTCCGGATCCCTGCGCTGCGCGGCGCAGGGATTGCGACAAAACGCAGGGAATCTGAGTCGGGCCTCGGATCCACGTGTTTCAAGGCACGGGGTGGCAGGATGGCAGGCATGAGTTCCGGGGGAGAAGCAGAAACAACCACCTTCCGTACGGGTTTGCCGGCACAGTACCGGCTGATCGTGGGTCTGCTGGGCTTGGCGGCTGCAGGCGGGAGCATCCTTGCCGCACTCGAAGCCGGGCCGTTGCCGCTCGTGCTGGGCGTGCTGATAGCCGTGGTGTTCGTAGCCGTCGTGATGATGACAGCTCGGATCCAGGTAGGCCCGGAAAGTGTGCAAATTCGGGTGGCGGTGGTGTTTGCCACCGAGATTCCGTATCGGGACATCACACGGGCCTCAGCAGGACCGGTTACCGGGCTGGCGGAGGGTATGGGGCTCCGGAGCCTTCCGGGGGCCAAAGGCTACCTAGTTGGCGGACCGTCAGTTCGGATCGAATGCGGGCCGAGCGTCGTGCTGGTGTCCTGCCGTGAACCGGCCCGGCTCCTGTCCTGCCTGGCCCGTCAGAACGTGCCTACGGCGTAGGCCTTCGAGCTTCCAATTCCGGCCACGCTGCCGCAGAGGGTCCCACTGTCTGGGACAGGTGGGTGCTGCTGGGGTCCCATCCGCCACAGCAGTACCACCGGGTGGGATGCTGTGCCCGCCGCCCGCGCCACGGCACCCCGCGACCCAGGCCCCCGCCTCAGCAGTTACCCCTCCCGCCGAGTTGCAAAAGAGAATGAACCCATAAACGGTTGCAATCTGATTTGCATACGCTTACGGTTGCAACATGTTCGTCCTCACGATCGACCAGCGCAACAGCCAGGGCAGCGAAGACAAGGTGCCGCAGCTCCTGGCTGCCCTCGCAGACCTGCCGATGCTGCTGGCCTTCGAACGGTCGGTGGGGGATGAGATCCAGGGCGTCTGCGACTCGGCCCGGACCGCTACCGACGCCGTTCTACGCGTCCTGCGGGACGGGGACTGGTACGTGGGTGTCGGCGTCGGAGGGGTCCATGAACCCCTGCCGGCCAGCCCCCGCGCAGCAGGAGGACCGGCCTTTGTCGCGGCCCGCCGGGCGGTGGACCGGGCCAAGAAAAGCGGCGACCGGCCGCCCGTTGCGGTGGAGGGATCGCCGGGCGCCCCCGAGGCAGAGGCGGTCCTGGTCCTGCTCGGCCGCTTGATCGCCGAACGCACGGACGCCGAATGGCGGATCCTGCAGCACGTGGACCCCGGTAAATGGGGTTCGCAGACTGCTGCTGCCCGTAAGCTCGGCATCAGTTCCCAGGCGGTGAGCAAGGCGGCCAGGCGGGGCGGCTGGCAGGAGGAATGGGCTGCACGGCCCGCAGCGGCAGTGTTGCTGGAGCGTGCCGATGACCTCGCCGGCGGAACGGGACCAGCTCAACGAAGGACGGATCAATGACGATTGTGTGGGTTGTGACCGGGCTCCTGGCCGCCGCGCTGCTCGGCTGGCCCGTGACGGCCGGCGTGCTGCGCCTGGCCAGCGCAGTCCAGAACCCGCCGCCTCCGCCGCCGGCTGCCATCCTCCGCGGCGGGCTGGCGATCGGCGTGCTGGAACGCCTCGCGGTGGCCGCAGCGGTCCTGGCCGACGAGCCGGTGGCGATCGCCTACGTCGTCGCAGTGAAGGGGCTCGGACGGTACGCCGAGCTCAAGGAGACCCCGGCGGCGGCGGAGCGCTTCATCATCGGCACGCTGGCCTCCATGCTGTGGGCCGTGGCAGTAGCCGTTCCCATCCGCCTGTTCCTGCTGTAACCGTGCGCTGCCGGGCCCCCTGACCCGCTGCAGTCCGGGCATCCCGTAGGCTTTAGGGCATGAGTATTTTTGCAGTTGAGTATGTCTACGACGCCGATTCGGCCGAACTCCGCGACCAGCACCGTCCCGCACACCGCCAGTGGCTGCAGCAGCTTGTGGATGAGGGGCATGTCCTGTCTGCGGGCGCGTTCGTGGACGGCGCCGGAGCGCTGCTGTTGGTTGTTGCAGAGGATGAAACCGGCCTGCTTGCCCTGCTGAAGCAGGATCCGTTCGCCGTTGTCGGCGCTATTTCCGGTATGAAGACCACTGCCTGGAAACCTGCCCTCGGCGCATTCTCCGACCTCGCGTAGCCCTGACGTTCTAAGCCCACAGTGATATTCGCCCGCCCCCAGCAGTCTCTGTCCGGGGCGGGGTGATAATAGGAAGGGCGCGTTTCATTAGCGCGCGCTTCACAGCCTAATACCTGCCGTTTCGGCACATGGAGGACGTTTTGACCTCGGTCAACCTTGGAATGCCAGCTGCACCGCCGCCCACGCTTGCGCCCCGCCGCAAGACCCGCCAGATCAAAGTGGGCTCCGTTGGAGTCGGCTCGGACTCGCCGATCAGCGTTCAGTCCATGACCACCACCCCCACCACGGACATCAACGCGACTCTGCAGCAGATCGCCGAACTGACGGCGTCCGGCTGCGACATCGTCCGCGTTGCCTGCCCCAGCGCCGATGATGCGGCCGCGCTGCCGATCATTGCGAAGAAGTCCCAGATCCCGGTGATCGCTGACATCCACTTCCAGCCGAAGTATGTCTTCGCGGCGATCGACGCCGGCTGTGCGGCGGTGCGTGTGAATCCCGGAAACATCCGGAAGTTCGACGACCAGGTCAAGCAGATCGCCAATGCCGCGAAGGACGCGGGCGTCTCCATCCGCATCGGCGTGAACGCCGGGTCCCTCGACCCGCGGCTGCTGGCCAAGTACGGCAAGGCAACGCCGGAGGCGCTGGTTGAATCCGCCGTCTGGGAAGCATCCCTCTTCGAGGAACACGACTTCCACGACTTCAAGATTTCCGTAAAGCACAATGACCCCGTGGTCATGGTGCGTGCCTACGAACTGCTGGCCGAACGCGGCGACTGGCCCCTGCACCTGGGCGTGACCGAAGCCGGTCCCGCTTTCCAGGGCACCATCAAGTCCGCCACTGCTTTCGGGGCGTTGCTGTCCAAGGGCATCGGCGACACCATCCGCGTTTCCCTCTCCGCTCCTCCGGTGGAGGAGATCAAGGTTGGAAACCAGATCCTGCAGTCGCTGAACCTGCGGCCCCGCAAGCTCGAAATCGTCTCCTGCCCGTCCTGCGGGCGCGCCCAGGTGGACGTCTACACGCTGGCGGAGCAGGTCACCGCGGGCCTCGAAGGCATGACCATCCCGCTGCGCGTTGCCGTGATGGGCTGCGTAGTAAATGGACCCGGTGAAGCGCGCGAAGCGGACCTGGGTGTAGCCTCCGGTAACGGCAAGGGCCAGATCTTTGTCAAGGGTGAAGTTATCAAGACCGTCCCCGAAGACCAGATTGTGGAAACCCTCATCGAAGAAGCGATGAGGATCGCGGAAGATATGGGAGAACCCGATGGCGAGGATGCTGGGACGGGTGGCCCCATGGTTACCGTCAGCTAAGTCCGATATCCGCAGCGCCTCCTCGAGTGCGGCGCTGCGGATCCTGCGCGACGACGACACCGTTGCACTGTGGGATCTGGCCGCCGCCGACCCGGTCGCCAACATTTTCATGCTTTCCCACTTGGAGACGGCCCGGACGGCAGCACCCACCTCGGCGGGTGGACGGATTGTGGGAGTGTTCGACGGCGGCACGCTGATCGGTGCGTGCTGGTCCGGTGTGAACGTGGTTCCAGTCGGTCTCGATGCCGATACCGGCCCGGAGGTCGGACAGTATCTGGCCAAGTCGCGGAACCGGTTCTCGTCCATCTTCGGTCCCTCAGAGGCGGTGCTCTCCCTCTGGTCCGAGCTTCGGAATGTTTCCCCGCAGCCGTTCGATGTCCGTCCGGAGCAGCCCCTGCTGCAGATCGCCGAGCCCTCCGCCGTCGTTGCGGCGCCGGGGCTGCGTCCTGCCCGCCTTGAAGAGCTCGATGTGCTGCTGCCCGCCTGCACGGCCATGTTCGAGGAAGAAGTGGGCTACTCGCCGGTCTCCAACGGAGACCGGCACTACCGGCAGCGGGTCAAGGGCCTGATCGAACGCCGTCAGTCGCTGGTGGATTTCGACGCCGCCGGCCGGGTGGTGTTCAAGGCCGAGCTCGGTACGGTCTCCCGGCAGGCCGTGCAGGTGCAGGGTGTCTGGATGAATCCGGAATACCGCGGACAGGGGCTGAGCCGGTCCTACATGTCCGCCGTCGTTGGCGCCGCCCTGGACGTTGCCCCGGTTGTCAGCCTGTATGTGAACTCCTATAACGCGCCGGCCCGTGCCACGTATGAGGCCGTCGGCTTCAATCAGGTGGGTACCTTCGCAACCATCCTCTTCTAGCCTGCCCCCGCCCCCGCCCCAGCCCCTGCCCCGGCAGGTCTGTTCGGCGCGGTGTCCGGGATGCCGTAGGCTCTGGGCACGCACTCGGCACGGGGGAGCAGGTGCAATGCGCCGGCGGCACGCCCGCAGCCCCGTTCCGAGGTGCAGGCGCGGCCAGGCACCCTGTCCGCCGACAACGACGTTGGGGGA is a window of Arthrobacter sp. zg-Y1171 DNA encoding:
- a CDS encoding RIP metalloprotease, with the translated sequence MTILLFILGVLFVATGIAASIALHEVGHLLPAKAFKVRVTQYMIGFGPTVFSRTRGETEYGVKALPLGGYVSMVGMFPPNKEHDGEVRRSSTGMFQQLATEARQAETDRLVEGDEDRVFYKLPVYKRIIIMLGGPFMNLLIGVVLFAVLLMGFGTAQTTTTLASVNECVISAEQQAATGQTDCTEADPAAPAHEAGLLPGDTITKFDGRDVTSWEELTGWIREAAGRTVPLTYERDGVEAQTSITPLLTERPVVGDDGAAKTDDAGNYLTEEVGFIGVGAEQELVNQPATAVLPAVGDNLVNIAGVVVNLPQRLVDVAQAAFSSEPRDPNGPMSVVGVGRIAGEISAEEAIPLTDRVATLIGLVASVNLALFVFNLIPLLPLDGGHVAGALWEGLRRRVAKLFRRPDPGPFDMAKLLPLTYAVAVLLMGMGALLIYADIVKPVSLFN
- a CDS encoding helix-turn-helix domain-containing protein, which encodes MFVLTIDQRNSQGSEDKVPQLLAALADLPMLLAFERSVGDEIQGVCDSARTATDAVLRVLRDGDWYVGVGVGGVHEPLPASPRAAGGPAFVAARRAVDRAKKSGDRPPVAVEGSPGAPEAEAVLVLLGRLIAERTDAEWRILQHVDPGKWGSQTAAARKLGISSQAVSKAARRGGWQEEWAARPAAAVLLERADDLAGGTGPAQRRTDQ
- a CDS encoding YciI family protein, with the translated sequence MSIFAVEYVYDADSAELRDQHRPAHRQWLQQLVDEGHVLSAGAFVDGAGALLLVVAEDETGLLALLKQDPFAVVGAISGMKTTAWKPALGAFSDLA
- the ispG gene encoding flavodoxin-dependent (E)-4-hydroxy-3-methylbut-2-enyl-diphosphate synthase; this encodes MTSVNLGMPAAPPPTLAPRRKTRQIKVGSVGVGSDSPISVQSMTTTPTTDINATLQQIAELTASGCDIVRVACPSADDAAALPIIAKKSQIPVIADIHFQPKYVFAAIDAGCAAVRVNPGNIRKFDDQVKQIANAAKDAGVSIRIGVNAGSLDPRLLAKYGKATPEALVESAVWEASLFEEHDFHDFKISVKHNDPVVMVRAYELLAERGDWPLHLGVTEAGPAFQGTIKSATAFGALLSKGIGDTIRVSLSAPPVEEIKVGNQILQSLNLRPRKLEIVSCPSCGRAQVDVYTLAEQVTAGLEGMTIPLRVAVMGCVVNGPGEAREADLGVASGNGKGQIFVKGEVIKTVPEDQIVETLIEEAMRIAEDMGEPDGEDAGTGGPMVTVS
- a CDS encoding GNAT family N-acetyltransferase yields the protein MAPWLPSAKSDIRSASSSAALRILRDDDTVALWDLAAADPVANIFMLSHLETARTAAPTSAGGRIVGVFDGGTLIGACWSGVNVVPVGLDADTGPEVGQYLAKSRNRFSSIFGPSEAVLSLWSELRNVSPQPFDVRPEQPLLQIAEPSAVVAAPGLRPARLEELDVLLPACTAMFEEEVGYSPVSNGDRHYRQRVKGLIERRQSLVDFDAAGRVVFKAELGTVSRQAVQVQGVWMNPEYRGQGLSRSYMSAVVGAALDVAPVVSLYVNSYNAPARATYEAVGFNQVGTFATILF